A genomic stretch from Pseudomonas sp. MUP55 includes:
- a CDS encoding DUF4136 domain-containing protein, which translates to MRRLCLILLSLGLGACSSPNPYVAASAPMPPAPAQAASTFDASAYPAPVRDYGAYRTWAWRNGQLPAGTAWADSAQVAEAVSGALDQRGLRPLHDNRAPDLLVSADVRLEKRLRQVRDDYGYGYGGYNRYGNGYGMYNSVPVVRTYEVQVVVVRVNLFDARSGQPVWSASAETGSQGSLSERADALRQAVQKAMTAYPPS; encoded by the coding sequence ATGCGTCGTCTCTGTTTGATCCTGTTGTCCCTCGGGCTGGGGGCTTGCTCCAGCCCCAACCCTTATGTCGCCGCTTCGGCGCCGATGCCGCCGGCCCCGGCCCAGGCGGCCAGTACCTTTGATGCCAGTGCGTACCCGGCACCGGTGCGCGACTACGGCGCTTACCGCACTTGGGCCTGGCGCAACGGCCAGTTGCCGGCCGGCACCGCCTGGGCGGACTCGGCCCAGGTGGCCGAAGCGGTCAGTGGCGCGCTGGACCAGCGCGGCCTGCGGCCCCTGCATGACAATCGTGCACCCGACCTGCTGGTCAGCGCCGATGTGCGTCTGGAAAAGCGTCTGCGACAGGTCCGGGATGACTATGGCTACGGTTATGGCGGCTACAACCGCTATGGCAATGGCTACGGCATGTACAACTCGGTGCCGGTGGTGCGTACCTATGAAGTGCAGGTCGTGGTGGTGCGGGTCAATCTGTTCGACGCCCGCAGCGGCCAGCCGGTGTGGAGCGCCAGCGCGGAAACGGGCAGCCAGGGCAGCCTCAGTGAACGCGCGGATGCGTTGCGCCAGGCTGTACAGAAGGCAATGACGGCCTACCCGCCGAGTTAA
- a CDS encoding DUF4136 domain-containing protein, with the protein MFRRIATLAFVLLLGGCQSNQVNHDFDASRDFGAYRHWAWKDPALQYRPDDPRIKSDLTEQRIRQAVGEQLDQRGLRPAAPGTRADLTVQAYLIVEDRQQQVSTNYGGAWGGPWNGYWGAPMYNETRNITYKVATLQIDLLDGKDGKLVWRGSDEQIMASSPNPQDRSNAIRSTVGKILANYPPR; encoded by the coding sequence ATGTTTCGTCGTATCGCTACGCTTGCGTTTGTGCTGCTGCTGGGCGGTTGCCAGAGCAACCAGGTCAACCACGATTTTGACGCCAGCCGCGACTTTGGCGCCTACCGTCACTGGGCCTGGAAAGACCCGGCGCTGCAATACCGCCCGGATGACCCGCGCATCAAGAGCGACCTCACCGAGCAGCGCATTCGCCAGGCCGTGGGCGAGCAGCTTGACCAGCGCGGCCTGCGTCCCGCCGCGCCCGGCACCCGGGCAGACCTGACGGTGCAGGCCTACCTGATCGTCGAAGACCGCCAGCAGCAAGTCTCCACCAACTACGGCGGCGCTTGGGGCGGGCCGTGGAATGGCTACTGGGGCGCGCCGATGTACAACGAAACGCGCAACATCACCTACAAGGTGGCGACCCTCCAGATCGACCTGCTCGACGGCAAGGACGGCAAGCTGGTGTGGCGCGGCAGTGACGAGCAGATCATGGCCAGCTCGCCCAACCCTCAGGATCGCAGCAACGCCATTCGCAGCACGGTGGGCAAAATCCTCGCGAACTACCCGCCGCGCTGA
- a CDS encoding MazG-like family protein, protein MNLEHLTERLHRIRDTNDWKQFHSPKNLAMAASVEMAELVEIFQWLTEDQSRQLPADKLAHAGQEVGDIVLYLLLLCSELGLDMNEVVRAKLADSERRFAHE, encoded by the coding sequence ATGAACCTCGAACACCTCACCGAACGCCTGCACCGCATCCGCGATACCAACGACTGGAAGCAGTTCCACAGCCCGAAAAACCTGGCCATGGCGGCCAGTGTGGAAATGGCCGAGTTGGTGGAGATCTTCCAATGGCTGACCGAAGACCAGTCACGCCAGTTGCCGGCCGACAAGCTGGCGCACGCCGGCCAGGAAGTCGGCGATATCGTGCTGTACCTGCTGTTGCTGTGCAGCGAGCTGGGCCTGGACATGAACGAAGTGGTGCGCGCAAAACTGGCCGACAGCGAACGGCGGTTTGCCCATGAGTGA
- a CDS encoding methyltransferase domain-containing protein, protein MSDRHFDQLATRFAEKIYGGAKGAIRLAVLQADLTEALPDRPLRVLDIGAGLGHMSLWLAERGHQVTLAEPAEPMLEGARQRFAEAGQSATFIHAPWQDLLGQLTEPYDLVLCHAVLEWLAEPHGILPVLHQLTLPGGWLSLAFYNRDALIYRNLLKGHFRKMRKNDMAGEKQSLTPQQPLDPRELAAQLDGLWQVESQSGVRVFHDYMPVEFQARADLQDLLEMELAHRRHPSFAGLGRYLHWICRPV, encoded by the coding sequence ATGAGTGACCGCCATTTCGACCAGTTGGCCACGCGCTTTGCCGAGAAGATCTATGGCGGCGCCAAGGGCGCGATTCGCCTGGCGGTGTTGCAGGCCGACCTCACCGAAGCCTTGCCGGACCGCCCGTTGCGGGTGCTGGATATCGGCGCGGGGTTGGGGCACATGTCGTTGTGGCTGGCCGAGCGCGGCCATCAGGTGACCCTGGCCGAGCCCGCCGAGCCCATGCTCGAAGGCGCACGCCAGCGCTTTGCCGAAGCCGGGCAGAGCGCCACGTTTATCCATGCGCCGTGGCAAGACTTGCTTGGCCAGCTCACCGAGCCCTACGACCTGGTGCTGTGTCATGCCGTGCTGGAATGGCTGGCCGAACCCCACGGGATCCTGCCGGTGTTGCACCAGTTGACGCTGCCCGGTGGCTGGCTATCCCTGGCGTTCTACAACCGCGATGCGCTGATTTACCGCAACCTGCTCAAGGGCCACTTTCGCAAGATGCGCAAGAACGACATGGCCGGCGAAAAGCAGAGCCTCACCCCGCAACAGCCGCTGGACCCGCGGGAATTGGCGGCGCAACTCGACGGGCTCTGGCAGGTCGAAAGCCAAAGTGGCGTGCGCGTGTTCCACGACTACATGCCGGTGGAGTTCCAGGCGCGCGCCGACCTGCAGGATCTGTTGGAGATGGAGCTCGCTCACCGTCGTCACCCAAGCTTTGCCGGGCTTGGGCGTTATTTACACTGGATCTGCCGCCCGGTTTAA
- the pbpC gene encoding peptidoglycan glycosyltransferase PbpC (penicillin-binding protein 1C), which produces MRWTVASVLLVIALLWLADRIWPLPLPQDDLARVVLAEDGTPLWRFADANGVWRYPVQTSEVSSYYLDALLTYEDRWFYRHPGVNPLALARATWQNLTGARVVSGGSTLSMQVARLLDPHSRTFLGKLRQLWRTAQLEWHLSKEQILNLYLNRAPFGGTLQGVAAASWAYLGKPPAQLTHAEAALLAVLPQAPSRLRPDRHPQRAQHARDKVLRRLAEFQAWPQAAVDEALEEPLLLAPRLEPSLAPLLARRLNRPDSPPLIRTTVDATLQRRLEDLLLGWRARLPEHTSAAILVVEEETMAVRAYLGSVDINDAKRYGHVDMISALRSPGSTLKPFLYGMALDDGLIHSESLLQDVPRRYGDYRPGNFSMGFTGAVPASTALSSSLNLPAVQLLEAYGPKRFAAQMRIGGMPLALPALAEPNLALILGGAGSRLEDLVSGYSAFARDGKSATLRLQPDDVLRERPLLSPGAAWIVRRILSGQARPDRDPRAELVQRPTLAWKTGTSYGFRDAWAIGVGPRYLIGVWIGRPDGTPVPGQFGLASAAPLMLQVHDVLTNRDSQRGISAPVKPVPANVGVAAICWPLGQPMNRSDPNCRRQRFAWTLDNTTPPTLQALDQPLSVGLMESIWVNAKGLRVDAHCPGAEPKHIALWPAPLEPWLPRVERREARIPAADPQCPPPALAASSPLSIVGVREGDQLRLPAASQQALRLKLSALGGSGRRWWFLNGAPLGDSANQDFINASFERLGRYQLSVLDEAGQTARLEFSVVD; this is translated from the coding sequence TTGCGCTGGACCGTGGCAAGTGTGCTGCTGGTGATCGCGCTGCTATGGCTGGCCGACCGCATCTGGCCGTTGCCGCTGCCCCAGGACGACCTGGCGCGCGTGGTTCTGGCCGAGGATGGCACGCCGTTGTGGCGTTTTGCCGACGCCAACGGCGTATGGCGCTACCCGGTGCAGACCAGCGAAGTATCATCGTATTACCTGGACGCGCTGCTGACCTATGAGGACCGCTGGTTCTACCGCCACCCCGGCGTCAACCCGCTGGCCCTGGCGCGCGCTACGTGGCAGAACCTCACCGGCGCGCGGGTGGTGTCGGGCGGCAGTACCTTGTCGATGCAAGTGGCCCGTTTGCTCGACCCGCATTCGCGCACCTTCCTCGGCAAGTTGCGTCAACTGTGGCGTACCGCGCAGTTGGAATGGCACCTGTCCAAGGAGCAGATTCTCAACCTGTACCTGAACCGCGCGCCGTTCGGCGGTACGTTGCAGGGCGTGGCGGCGGCCAGTTGGGCTTACCTGGGCAAACCCCCGGCGCAATTGACCCATGCCGAAGCGGCGCTGCTCGCGGTATTGCCCCAGGCGCCGAGCCGCCTGCGCCCGGACCGTCATCCGCAGCGCGCCCAGCACGCCCGGGACAAGGTGCTGCGCCGCCTCGCCGAGTTCCAGGCCTGGCCACAGGCGGCGGTGGATGAGGCGTTGGAAGAGCCTCTGCTGCTCGCGCCGCGTCTGGAGCCGAGCCTGGCACCGTTGCTGGCGCGCCGCTTGAACCGCCCTGACAGCCCGCCTTTGATCCGCACCACGGTGGATGCCACGTTGCAGCGCCGTCTGGAAGACCTGCTGCTGGGTTGGCGCGCACGGTTGCCCGAGCACACCTCCGCCGCCATCCTGGTGGTCGAGGAAGAAACCATGGCGGTGCGCGCCTACCTCGGCTCGGTCGATATCAATGATGCCAAGCGTTACGGGCATGTGGACATGATCAGCGCGCTGCGCTCGCCCGGGTCCACCCTGAAACCCTTCCTGTATGGCATGGCCCTGGACGATGGCCTGATTCATTCCGAATCCCTGCTGCAGGACGTGCCGCGCCGCTACGGCGATTACCGGCCAGGCAATTTTTCCATGGGCTTTACCGGCGCGGTGCCGGCGAGCACGGCACTCTCCAGCTCGCTGAACCTGCCCGCGGTGCAATTGCTGGAAGCCTACGGGCCGAAACGCTTTGCCGCCCAGATGCGCATCGGTGGCATGCCGCTGGCGCTGCCGGCGTTGGCCGAACCGAACCTGGCGTTGATCCTGGGCGGTGCGGGCAGCCGCCTGGAGGACCTGGTCAGCGGCTACAGTGCCTTCGCCCGCGACGGCAAGAGCGCCACCCTGCGTTTGCAGCCGGATGACGTGCTGAGAGAGCGGCCGTTACTGTCGCCGGGGGCGGCGTGGATCGTGCGACGTATCCTCAGCGGCCAGGCGCGCCCCGACCGCGACCCGCGGGCCGAACTGGTGCAACGCCCGACGCTGGCCTGGAAGACCGGCACCAGCTACGGCTTTCGCGATGCCTGGGCGATTGGCGTGGGCCCGCGTTACCTGATTGGCGTGTGGATCGGTCGACCGGACGGCACGCCGGTGCCGGGGCAGTTCGGCCTGGCGTCGGCGGCGCCCTTGATGTTGCAGGTGCACGACGTGCTGACCAACCGCGACAGCCAGCGCGGCATCAGCGCACCGGTCAAGCCGGTGCCGGCCAATGTCGGCGTGGCGGCGATCTGTTGGCCATTGGGCCAGCCGATGAACCGCAGCGATCCCAACTGTCGGCGCCAGCGCTTTGCCTGGACCCTGGACAACACCACGCCGCCGACCTTGCAGGCGCTGGACCAACCGTTGAGCGTGGGCTTGATGGAAAGCATCTGGGTCAACGCCAAGGGGTTGCGGGTCGATGCCCATTGCCCTGGTGCCGAACCGAAACACATCGCCCTGTGGCCGGCGCCGCTGGAGCCGTGGCTGCCCAGGGTGGAGCGCCGTGAAGCGCGCATCCCGGCAGCGGACCCGCAATGCCCGCCGCCGGCACTGGCGGCGTCATCGCCGCTGTCCATCGTTGGCGTGCGCGAAGGCGACCAACTGCGCTTGCCCGCCGCCAGCCAACAAGCCCTGCGCCTGAAACTTTCCGCCCTGGGCGGCAGCGGGCGGCGCTGGTGGTTCCTCAATGGGGCGCCGCTGGGTGACAGTGCCAATCAGGATTTCATCAACGCCAGTTTCGAGCGATTGGGGCGTTATCAACTGAGTGTGCTGGATGAGGCGGGGCAGACGGCCAGGCTTGAGTTCAGTGTTGTTGACTAG
- a CDS encoding alpha-2-macroglobulin, with product MLNKGLFLACALALLSACDSSDKPSAPPAPAASVAPKPAKAAVDVAALKQRYAGRELSVVDVSEVQLDGASTLSVSFSIPLDPDQKFADKVHLVDSKSGKVDGAWELSDNLMELRLRHLEPQRKLVLTVDPGVKAVNNALLPAEYTARLETRDLQATVGFASRGTLLPTRLAEGLPVIALNVDKIDVEFFRIKAESLPSFLAQWGRNTSLQSYESRELLPMADLVYGGRFDLNPARNTRETLLLPIAGLKQLQQPGVYLAVMRASGTYNYSQPATLFTLSDIGLSVHRYANRLDVFTQALEGGKALNGVELEILDAEGRVLGQGKTEDGGHAELPLPKKAQVLLAKQGEQTSLLRLDSAALDLAEFDIGGQPSHPLQFFVFGPRDLYRPGETVLLNALLRDKDGNAVKPQPVSVEVRRPDEQVSRKFVWDADASGLYQYSLQLAGEAPTGRWQLVFDLGDGKPQLYEFLVEDFLPERLALELKGSDTALSPEDNPVIQVNGRYLYGAPASGNRVSGQVYVRPLREAVKALPGYQFGSVTEEELSQDFELDESTLDAKGQQELTLESKWAEARSPLQLIVQASLQESGGRPITRRLVQPIWPAEQLPGLRGLFDGTETNGDGPAEFEVLVANQDGQKLAAQNLKVRLVRERRDYYWNYSDSDGWSYHYNEKFLNLDEQTLNIKAGDTAKVSFQVEWGPYRVEVEDPQTGLISSLRFWAGYQAQDNTEGGAVRPDQVKLALDKPAYGDGDTANVTVTPPAAGKGYLLVESAEGPLWWQEIDVPAEGKSFAVKLDPKWSRHDLYVSALVIRPGERKANITPKRAVGLLHLPLDRTQRKLGVTLTAPEKMRPKQPLTVKIAAKNADGSVPKQVHVLVAAVDVGILNITEYPTPDPYSSLFGRKGYGVDQFDIYGQLIEAGQGRLASLAFGGDAALAKGGKRPDTSVTIVALQSAPVTLNEKGEGEVSVNIPDFNGELRLMAQAWSDDRYGMAEAKTVIAAPLIAELSAPRFLAGGDQTTLALDLSNLSGKAQKLDVQLTTEGQLELAANGAQSVELKQGQRTTLRIPVKAWGGLGQGKVRVTVNGLDLPGENLPPFSREWTLGVRPAYPALLKHYRAVLKDQPWSLPAGTLEQFDSSGREALLSLSSRPPLNLGAQISALKAYPYGCLEQTTSGLYPSLYADDALLKRLSIKGEPDAERKRKIELGIERLLGMQRYNGSFGLWGADGEEEYWLTAYVTDFLLRARDQGFAVPAEALKKASERLLRYVQERNLIEVDYSDNAEHTRFAVQAYAGMVLARSQQAPLGALRSIFERRSDARSGLPLVQLAIALQKMGDQPRADQALLAGLAAQRSAKEWLADYGSPLRDQAMILALLEENDLAKGKREERLFTLADQLAASPYLSTQERNSLFLAGRLGLTQPESAWKVVFNGSGGVHELNNQQPTLNLEGKLLAGDLSLTNQGDAPVYQQLTISGYPQVPPAAGGENLSIRREYLGMNGQPLNLHSLNSGDLVLVHLAVSAKQRVPDALVVDLLPAGLELENQNLAQSAASLENASSQVKEWRESMQNASLKHQEFRDDRYVAAMNLDGYGGTTHLLYLARAVTPGTYRVPPPQVESMYRPNWQAVGETPADMVIKGR from the coding sequence ATGCTTAACAAAGGATTGTTCCTGGCCTGCGCGCTGGCCCTGCTGAGCGCCTGCGATTCTTCCGATAAACCGTCTGCGCCACCCGCCCCTGCGGCGAGCGTGGCACCCAAGCCGGCCAAGGCGGCGGTGGATGTGGCGGCGTTGAAGCAGCGCTACGCCGGGCGCGAGTTGAGTGTGGTGGACGTGTCCGAGGTGCAGTTGGACGGGGCCAGCACTTTGTCGGTGAGTTTTTCCATTCCGCTGGATCCCGATCAGAAGTTCGCCGACAAAGTCCATTTGGTGGACAGCAAGTCGGGCAAGGTCGATGGCGCCTGGGAGCTTTCGGACAACCTGATGGAATTGCGCCTGCGTCACCTGGAGCCACAGCGCAAGCTGGTGCTCACGGTGGACCCTGGCGTCAAGGCGGTGAATAACGCCCTGCTGCCCGCCGAGTACACCGCCCGCCTGGAAACCCGAGACCTGCAAGCCACCGTCGGCTTCGCCAGTCGCGGCACGTTGCTGCCCACGCGCCTGGCCGAAGGCTTGCCGGTGATCGCGCTGAACGTCGACAAGATCGACGTCGAATTCTTCCGTATCAAGGCCGAGTCCCTGCCGTCGTTTCTGGCGCAGTGGGGGCGCAATACCAGCCTGCAAAGTTACGAGTCCCGCGAGTTGCTGCCGATGGCCGACCTGGTCTACGGCGGGCGCTTTGACTTGAACCCGGCGCGCAACACCCGCGAAACCCTGTTGCTGCCGATCGCCGGCCTCAAGCAACTGCAGCAACCTGGCGTATATCTGGCCGTGATGCGTGCCTCGGGCACCTATAACTACTCACAACCGGCCACCTTGTTCACCTTGAGTGACATCGGCCTGTCGGTGCACCGCTACGCCAATCGCCTGGATGTCTTTACTCAGGCCCTGGAGGGTGGCAAGGCGTTGAATGGCGTCGAGCTGGAAATTCTCGATGCCGAAGGCCGCGTGCTCGGTCAGGGCAAGACTGAGGACGGTGGCCACGCCGAGTTGCCGTTGCCGAAAAAAGCCCAAGTGCTGCTGGCCAAACAAGGTGAACAGACCAGCCTGTTGCGTCTGGACAGCGCCGCGCTGGACCTGGCCGAGTTCGACATTGGTGGCCAGCCGTCCCATCCGCTGCAGTTCTTTGTGTTCGGCCCGCGCGACTTGTATCGCCCCGGTGAAACCGTGCTGCTCAACGCCCTGTTGCGCGACAAGGACGGCAACGCCGTCAAGCCGCAACCGGTGAGCGTTGAAGTGCGCCGCCCCGATGAACAGGTCAGCCGCAAATTCGTGTGGGACGCCGATGCCTCCGGCCTCTATCAATATTCGCTGCAACTGGCCGGCGAAGCGCCGACCGGGCGCTGGCAGCTGGTATTCGACCTGGGCGACGGCAAGCCGCAGCTGTATGAGTTCCTCGTCGAAGACTTCCTGCCGGAGCGCCTGGCGCTGGAACTCAAGGGCAGCGACACCGCGCTGAGCCCGGAAGATAACCCGGTGATCCAGGTCAACGGCCGCTATCTGTACGGCGCGCCGGCCTCCGGCAATCGGGTCAGCGGGCAGGTTTATGTGCGCCCGCTGCGCGAGGCGGTCAAGGCCCTGCCGGGCTACCAGTTCGGCTCGGTTACCGAAGAAGAGCTGAGCCAGGATTTCGAACTGGACGAAAGCACGCTCGACGCCAAGGGCCAGCAAGAACTGACCCTGGAAAGCAAGTGGGCCGAGGCCCGCTCGCCGCTGCAACTGATCGTGCAGGCCAGCCTGCAGGAGTCGGGCGGGCGGCCGATCACCCGGCGCCTGGTACAGCCGATCTGGCCGGCCGAGCAATTGCCGGGCCTGCGCGGGCTGTTTGACGGCACTGAAACCAACGGCGACGGTCCGGCGGAATTCGAAGTGCTGGTCGCCAACCAGGACGGGCAGAAACTCGCCGCGCAAAACCTCAAGGTGCGCCTGGTGCGCGAGCGCCGTGACTACTACTGGAACTATTCCGACAGTGACGGCTGGAGCTATCACTACAACGAGAAATTCCTCAACCTCGACGAACAGACCCTGAACATCAAGGCCGGCGACACCGCCAAGGTCAGCTTCCAGGTGGAGTGGGGCCCTTACCGCGTCGAGGTCGAAGACCCGCAAACCGGCCTGATCAGCAGCCTGCGCTTCTGGGCCGGCTACCAGGCCCAGGACAACACCGAAGGCGGCGCCGTGCGCCCCGATCAGGTCAAGCTGGCGCTGGACAAACCCGCCTATGGCGATGGCGACACCGCCAACGTCACCGTCACACCGCCGGCTGCCGGCAAGGGCTACCTGCTGGTGGAGTCCGCCGAGGGGCCGCTGTGGTGGCAGGAAATCGACGTGCCGGCCGAAGGCAAAAGTTTCGCCGTGAAGCTTGACCCGAAATGGTCGCGGCATGACCTGTACGTGAGCGCGCTGGTGATCCGTCCGGGCGAGCGCAAAGCCAATATCACCCCCAAACGTGCGGTGGGCCTGCTGCACCTGCCGTTGGATCGGACCCAGCGCAAGCTTGGCGTCACGCTGACCGCGCCGGAAAAAATGCGCCCCAAACAGCCGCTCACGGTGAAAATCGCGGCGAAAAATGCCGACGGCAGTGTGCCCAAGCAAGTGCATGTGCTGGTGGCTGCGGTCGACGTGGGGATTCTCAATATCACCGAGTACCCGACGCCGGACCCGTACTCCAGCCTGTTCGGCCGCAAGGGCTATGGTGTCGACCAGTTCGACATCTACGGCCAGTTGATCGAAGCCGGACAGGGCCGTCTGGCCAGCCTGGCGTTCGGTGGCGATGCGGCGCTGGCCAAGGGCGGCAAGCGCCCGGACACCAGCGTGACCATCGTCGCCCTGCAAAGCGCACCGGTCACGCTCAACGAAAAGGGCGAGGGCGAAGTCAGCGTCAATATTCCGGACTTCAACGGTGAACTGCGCCTGATGGCCCAGGCCTGGAGCGATGATCGCTATGGCATGGCCGAAGCCAAGACGGTCATCGCCGCGCCGCTGATTGCCGAGCTGTCGGCACCGCGCTTCCTGGCCGGGGGGGACCAGACCACCCTTGCGCTGGACCTGTCCAACTTGTCGGGCAAGGCGCAGAAACTCGACGTGCAACTGACCACCGAAGGGCAACTTGAACTGGCCGCCAATGGCGCGCAAAGCGTAGAACTGAAACAGGGCCAGCGCACCACCTTGCGCATCCCGGTCAAAGCCTGGGGCGGCCTGGGGCAGGGCAAAGTCAGGGTGACCGTCAACGGCCTGGACCTGCCCGGTGAAAACCTGCCGCCGTTCAGCCGTGAATGGACCCTGGGCGTGCGCCCTGCGTACCCGGCGCTGCTCAAGCACTACCGCGCCGTGCTCAAGGATCAGCCGTGGAGCTTGCCTGCGGGCACGCTGGAGCAGTTCGACAGCTCGGGACGCGAGGCGTTGTTGAGCCTGTCCAGCCGGCCGCCGTTGAACCTCGGCGCGCAAATCAGTGCGCTCAAGGCTTACCCCTATGGCTGCCTGGAGCAGACCACCAGCGGCCTCTACCCCTCGCTGTATGCCGATGACGCATTGCTTAAACGCCTGAGCATCAAGGGCGAGCCGGATGCCGAGCGTAAACGCAAGATAGAGCTGGGTATCGAACGCCTGCTGGGCATGCAGCGCTACAACGGCAGCTTCGGTTTGTGGGGCGCCGATGGCGAGGAAGAATATTGGCTGACCGCCTATGTCACCGACTTCCTGCTGCGTGCCCGTGACCAGGGCTTTGCCGTACCGGCCGAGGCACTGAAGAAAGCCAGTGAGCGTCTGCTGCGCTATGTGCAGGAGCGCAACCTGATCGAAGTCGACTACAGCGACAACGCCGAGCACACCCGCTTCGCTGTGCAGGCCTACGCCGGCATGGTCCTGGCGCGCAGCCAGCAGGCGCCGCTGGGAGCCTTGCGCAGTATCTTCGAGCGACGCAGCGATGCGCGGTCCGGCTTGCCGTTGGTGCAGCTGGCCATCGCCCTGCAGAAAATGGGTGACCAGCCGCGTGCGGACCAGGCATTACTCGCAGGCCTGGCCGCGCAGCGCAGCGCCAAGGAGTGGTTGGCCGACTACGGCAGCCCGTTGCGTGACCAGGCGATGATCCTCGCCCTGCTGGAAGAAAACGACCTGGCCAAGGGCAAGCGCGAGGAGCGCTTGTTCACCCTGGCGGACCAGCTGGCGGCCAGCCCGTACCTGTCGACTCAGGAGCGTAATTCGCTGTTCCTCGCCGGGCGACTTGGACTCACTCAGCCTGAGTCTGCCTGGAAGGTCGTGTTCAATGGCAGCGGCGGGGTGCATGAGCTGAACAATCAACAACCGACGCTGAACCTGGAAGGCAAGCTGCTGGCTGGCGATCTGAGCCTGACCAATCAGGGCGATGCGCCGGTCTACCAGCAACTGACGATCTCGGGTTATCCACAGGTACCGCCGGCAGCGGGCGGCGAGAACCTGAGCATTCGTCGCGAGTACCTGGGCATGAACGGCCAGCCGCTGAACCTGCACAGCCTCAACAGCGGCGACCTGGTGTTGGTGCACCTGGCGGTCAGCGCCAAGCAACGGGTGCCGGACGCCCTGGTGGTGGACCTGCTGCCTGCCGGTCTGGAACTGGAAAACCAGAACCTGGCGCAAAGCGCGGCCAGTCTGGAGAACGCCAGCAGCCAGGTGAAGGAATGGCGCGAGTCGATGCAGAACGCCTCGCTCAAGCATCAGGAGTTTCGTGATGACCGCTACGTGGCGGCGATGAACCTGGACGGCTATGGCGGCACCACGCACCTGCTGTATCTGGCGCGGGCCGTGACGCCGGGCACCTACCGTGTGCCGCCGCCGCAGGTGGAGTCGATGTACCGGCCCAACTGGCAGGCAGTGGGGGAAACGCCGGCAGACATGGTGATCAAGGGGCGCTGA